One genomic segment of Panulirus ornatus isolate Po-2019 chromosome 3, ASM3632096v1, whole genome shotgun sequence includes these proteins:
- the LOC139759602 gene encoding uncharacterized protein, which yields MSTFLIPLMSVGGATCGTMERNGCLRPFRPVNQRVYKAGVDQGVSFGAECSSYSVTEGGASTMSGMAERSSVVALTVVLTVLTGVLEMADAHQLQWGSCTSIKPMQDFDPERFNGTWYVLKKLKTSSRCMSTNFLLQDGKFLVTEIRTPILADLTAFRATVSNEGYLHFSPSQPAKMELNWEGNLLDEFIKTSFTIVDTDYDTYAVDVECQSWMLFKRVSATILAREPSLPEGRIEEPIRTSHPHFTLFSPSPQKHTHTAGEEISEDFDVDTRYMDTIDHSNCFTPDEVDYNIKIDENGLNLLGMEREEELQKLDTKEKAEQYFNETLPEKDQEAEEEEEEADV from the exons ATGTCAACATTTCTCATACCACTAATGAGTGTTGGAGGAGCCACCTGCGGGACCATGGAACGGAACGGCTGTTTACGTCCGTTCCGCCCAGTTAACCAGAGGGTATATAAAGCAGGCGTGGACCAGGGCGTCTCATTCGGTGCTGAGTGCTCTTCGTATTCAG TGACAGAAGGAGGAGCATCAACCATGAGTGGCATGGCAGAGAGGTCCAGCGTGGTGGCGCTGACGGTCGTCCTGACAGTGCTGACGGGGGTCTTGGAGATGGCAGACGCCCACCAGCTCCAATGGGGATCGTGTACCTCCATCAAGCCCATGCAAGACTTTGATCCAGAGAGG TTCAATGGGACGTGGTACGTGCTGAAGAAGCTCAAGACTTCGAGTAGGTGTATGAGCACCAACTTCCTCCTGCAAGACGGCAAGTTCCTGGTGACGGAGATCCGCACTCCCATCTTGGCCGACCTGACCGCCTTCAGGGCCACAGTTAGCAACGAGGGCTACTTACACTtcagccccagccagccagccaagatGGAACTCAACTGGGAAGGCA ACCTGTTGGACGAGTTCATTAAGACCTCCTTCACGATAGTCGACACAGACTACGACACGTACGCCGTCGACGTCGAGTGCCAGTCTTGGATGTTGTTCAAGAGGGTGTCCGCTACCATCCTCGCCCGCGAACCTAGTCTACCAGAAGGCCGCATCGAAGAG ccaataCGAACCTCCCATCCTCACTTCACACtattctctccttccccccaaaaacacacccacacagctggaGAAGAAATTAGCGAGGACTTCGATGTCGACACCAGATACATGGACACGATCGACCACTCCAACTGCTTCACGCCGGACGAAGTCGACTACAACATCAAGATTGACGAGAACGGACTCAACCTCCTGggcatggagagggaggaggagctgcagaAGCTAGACACCAAAGAGAAGGCGGAGCAATACTTCAACGAGACGCTCCCGGAAAAAGaccaggaggcggaggaggaggaggaggaagcagacgTCTGA
- the LOC139763310 gene encoding apolipoprotein D-like, which translates to MSLVAEVSSCSGYCGSRVTEGGASTIMSGMAERSGLVALTVVLTVLTVVLETADAHQLQWGKCTSIKPMQDFDPVRFNGTWYVLKKLKTSSRCMSNNFMLRDDTFLVTETRTPILADLTSFTTTIRMEGLLHFSPSVPAKMKLNWEGNMVDDLMETSFTIVDTDYDTYAVDVECQSWMLFKRVSATILARDTSLSEDLMRQLETKLAEEFDIDIKHMSPIDQSNCPSLDEVDYNIKIDDSGINVLGMIDNEDLVSLDTKEKAEEYFHQKLPDRE; encoded by the exons ATGTCACTCGTTGCTGAAGTCTCTTCGTGTTCAG GTTACTGTGGGTCTCGAGTGACAGAAGGAGGAGCATCAACCATCATGAGTGGCATGGCAGAGAGGTCCGGCTTGGTGGCGCTGACGGTCGTCCTGACAGTGCTGACGGTCGTCTTGGAGACGGCAGACGCCCACCAGCTCCAATGGGGTAAATGTACCTCCATCAAGCCCATGCAAGACTTTGATCCAGTTAGG TTCAATGGGACGTGGTACGTGCTGAAGAAGCTCAAGACTTCGAGCAGGTGTATGAGCAACAACTTCATGCTGCGGGACGACACGTTCCTTGTGACGGAGACCCGCACTCCCATCTTGGCCGACCTGACCTCCTTCACAACCACCATCAGGATGGAAGGCTTACTACACTTCAGCCCTAGCGTCCCCGCCAAAATGAAGCTCAATTGGGAAGGCA ACATGGTGGACGATCTTATGGAGACCTCCTTCACCATAGTCGACACAGACTACGACACGTACGCCGTCGACGTCGAGTGCCAGTCGTGGATGTTGTTCAAGAGGGTGTCCGCTACCATCCTCGCCCGCGACACCAGTCTCTCAGAGGATCTTATGAGACAG CTGGAAACCAAATTGGCGGAGGAGTTCGACATCGACATCAAACATATGAGCCCCATCGACCAATCCAACTGCCCGAGCCTAGACGAAGTCGACTACAACATCAAGATTGACGACAGTGGGATCAACGTCTTAGGGATGATAGACAACGAGGACCTCGTGAGCCTGGACACAAAAGAAAAGGCGGAGGAGTACTTCCACCAGAAACTCCCCGACAGGGAGTAG